The following are encoded together in the Flavihumibacter fluvii genome:
- a CDS encoding PSD1 and planctomycete cytochrome C domain-containing protein: MMLSGKILFPVVLLFGMVSIFQACNSGGDHLASASMPDSVSYNFDIRPILADKCFACHGPDANKREAGLRLDIGDSAFSALKENPTAHALVAGEPEFSDAYLRISSKDTSILMPPPSSNLKLSQHEIGLIKKWIEQGAKYEKHWAFVAPQKAALPKVRQDEWPRNEIDYFILAKQEQKGLTPNEEADKERLLKRVSLDLTGLPPTLEMMDAFIADKSANAYEKVVDELMAKKAYGEKMSLHWLDLARYADSHGYQDDGYRTQWPWRDWVIHAFNKNMHYNDFVTWQLAGDLLPDASKEQLLATGFNRNHKITEEGGVIPEEYRISYVTDRNDMFGKGLLGVTLECAHCHDHKYDPFSQKEYYQMFAFFNNVKEVGIESVIGGPDTYAKKPLMEISNDDVKNILTFINKPDTERLIVSVMGDLDTIRPTHILRRGVYDQPTDIVEPGTPAAILPFNPAYPKNRLGLSEWLFDKKNPLTARVYVNILWQEFFGRGIVKTSGDFGMQGELPSHPALLDWLAVDFMEHGWDIKRLVKQMVTSATYRQSAVVTKEKLGIDPDNILLAHGPRYRINAEFIRDMVLSTSGLLNTKIGGPSVKPYQPEGLWEGATSGRGLLSIYTQDHGESLYRRGMYTLIKRTVPPPSMSIFDASNRDMCEVKRLRTNTPLQALVMLNDPTVLEASRVLAARLLTEKTDSKDKIEKAFRLIICRKPGEKEMAVLTNYFNKEIKSIDQATAQKMLAVGEYPVPPKIDQLQLAALMRVVTTIYNLEEAVTKS; the protein is encoded by the coding sequence ATGATGTTATCCGGAAAAATATTGTTTCCTGTTGTGCTCCTTTTTGGGATGGTCTCCATTTTCCAGGCCTGTAATAGTGGTGGAGACCATTTGGCCTCAGCGTCAATGCCCGATTCCGTGAGTTATAATTTTGATATCCGACCCATACTTGCGGACAAATGTTTTGCTTGCCATGGCCCTGATGCCAATAAACGAGAAGCGGGCCTGAGGCTGGATATTGGTGATAGCGCATTTAGTGCACTAAAGGAAAATCCAACTGCCCATGCTCTTGTTGCGGGTGAACCAGAATTTTCGGACGCCTATCTGCGGATTTCATCAAAGGATACTTCAATATTGATGCCGCCCCCTTCTTCCAACCTGAAATTATCGCAACATGAAATAGGGCTGATCAAAAAATGGATCGAGCAGGGAGCAAAGTATGAAAAGCACTGGGCTTTTGTTGCACCCCAAAAGGCTGCATTGCCGAAGGTGCGGCAGGATGAATGGCCGAGAAATGAAATCGATTATTTTATTCTTGCGAAGCAGGAACAAAAGGGATTGACCCCCAATGAAGAAGCGGATAAAGAAAGATTGCTGAAGCGGGTCAGCCTCGACCTTACCGGATTACCGCCTACCTTAGAAATGATGGATGCCTTCATTGCGGATAAAAGTGCAAATGCTTACGAAAAAGTGGTGGATGAACTAATGGCGAAAAAGGCCTACGGGGAAAAAATGTCCCTGCACTGGTTAGACCTGGCCAGGTACGCCGACTCACATGGCTACCAGGATGATGGTTACCGTACCCAATGGCCATGGCGCGATTGGGTGATCCATGCGTTCAACAAGAACATGCACTATAATGACTTTGTGACCTGGCAATTGGCGGGCGACCTGTTGCCGGATGCATCGAAGGAACAATTGCTGGCAACGGGTTTCAACAGGAACCATAAGATCACGGAAGAAGGCGGGGTGATCCCGGAAGAATACCGGATCAGTTATGTGACAGACCGCAACGACATGTTTGGTAAAGGACTTTTGGGCGTTACGCTGGAATGCGCACATTGCCATGACCATAAATACGATCCTTTTTCCCAGAAGGAATATTACCAGATGTTCGCGTTTTTCAATAACGTAAAGGAAGTAGGCATTGAATCGGTAATCGGTGGCCCGGATACCTATGCTAAGAAGCCACTGATGGAGATCAGCAATGATGATGTAAAAAATATTCTCACGTTCATTAATAAGCCGGATACAGAAAGGCTGATCGTTTCTGTGATGGGTGACCTCGATACCATACGCCCAACGCATATCCTGAGGCGGGGCGTCTATGACCAACCCACTGATATTGTGGAACCCGGAACGCCTGCGGCTATCCTTCCTTTCAATCCGGCTTACCCGAAAAACAGGTTAGGCTTGTCAGAATGGTTATTCGACAAAAAGAATCCTTTAACAGCCAGGGTGTATGTGAATATTTTATGGCAGGAATTTTTTGGAAGGGGCATCGTGAAAACATCGGGTGATTTTGGGATGCAGGGCGAACTGCCTTCGCACCCTGCATTACTGGACTGGCTGGCTGTTGATTTTATGGAACATGGCTGGGATATTAAACGCCTGGTGAAACAAATGGTGACTTCAGCAACTTATCGGCAATCGGCTGTGGTAACTAAAGAAAAGCTGGGCATTGATCCCGATAATATTTTACTCGCGCATGGACCGCGTTACCGCATCAACGCTGAATTCATCAGGGACATGGTATTGTCTACCAGTGGCTTGCTGAACACTAAGATCGGCGGGCCAAGTGTGAAACCCTACCAGCCGGAGGGTCTGTGGGAAGGCGCAACATCGGGTCGTGGCTTGCTGTCCATCTATACACAGGACCATGGTGAATCTCTTTACCGGCGTGGAATGTATACGCTGATCAAACGAACGGTGCCACCGCCATCCATGTCCATTTTTGATGCAAGCAACCGTGATATGTGTGAGGTGAAAAGATTAAGGACCAATACCCCCTTGCAGGCATTGGTGATGCTGAATGATCCAACGGTGCTGGAGGCATCACGGGTACTTGCGGCAAGATTGTTAACTGAAAAAACGGATTCAAAAGATAAAATTGAAAAAGCCTTCCGGTTGATCATTTGCCGGAAGCCAGGTGAAAAGGAAATGGCCGTTTTGACGAATTATTTCAATAAGGAAATAAAAAGTATTGACCAGGCAACGGCGCAAAAAATGCTTGCGGTAGGGGAGTATCCAGTTCCCCCAAAGATCGATCAGTTGCAACTTGCAGCATTAATGCGGGTGGTCACCACCATTTATAACCTTGAAGAAGCAGTAACAAAATCCTGA
- a CDS encoding phosphoenolpyruvate carboxylase, with amino-acid sequence MPSMDPAALQTFKSEVALKFQLYNSLFTSLPFHRIEKTGILLSMLLNVCEEGYKKKKSPVQIMDEFFTNHTSYRLEQEQTDLLFRFVQYVERQVVLFDALEDAAFSKINDLSGPGTLKQLKNFLEQSGTPNDNKPDENFCVKMVLTAHPTQFYPGSVLGIIHDLSKALQENNTSLVNTYLQQLGKTPFFKKQKPTPFDEAMSLVWYLDNVFYPAVGRILTYADNELKDWLPGDKPLLQMGFWPGGDRDGNPFVTASTTLQVAAALRSSIVKAYYIDVRRLKRRLTFKETDTLIANLEKRLYSEVFGEYSNQNLSAEEMIRQLRQIRDTLVYQNNGLFAGLVDNLIQKMHAFGLFYAALDVRQDSSVHVALYKALTTNSSALPNGFESMPEAEKLAVLAALQPLDNSQSFAEAIHADTIETVKAIRTIQERNGEAGCYRYIISQCNSAMNVMEVYGLFLLSGWTAETLTVDIVPLFETIDDLHKAGDIMEKLYSLPAYRQHLKRRGNRQTIMLGFSDGTKDGGYLMANYSILLAKQTLTSLSRNYDIDVLFFDGRGGPPARGGGKTQKFYASMGNDVSGKEIQLTVQGQTISSNFGTIDAAQYNMEQMLNAGLKGFIKHPTKPTLEAAQEELLQELARDGFSAYVQLKEHPMFVDYLSHASPVRFYAETNIGSRPAKRGSAAKLSLKDLRAIPFVGAWSQLKQNVTGYYGVGTALEKAEQRGEWKKLKEMYQQSLFFRTLIDNCEMAMMKCYFPLTIHLSTHPAFGEIWNMIYREYELTRKYLLLLSGKNELMADYPVEQLSVQMRERIVLPLTTIQQYAITKVRDMEDAGGALSNPAMKSTYEKLVMRCSFGIINAGRNSA; translated from the coding sequence ATGCCCAGTATGGACCCGGCAGCCCTGCAGACTTTTAAGAGTGAGGTCGCCCTCAAATTCCAGCTGTACAACAGCTTATTTACGTCTTTACCCTTTCACCGCATTGAAAAGACAGGCATCTTATTGTCGATGTTATTGAATGTGTGCGAAGAAGGCTACAAGAAAAAGAAGAGCCCTGTCCAGATCATGGATGAATTTTTTACCAACCACACCAGCTACAGGCTGGAACAGGAACAGACCGACCTGCTCTTTCGTTTTGTACAATATGTAGAACGCCAGGTGGTACTTTTCGATGCCCTTGAAGACGCCGCATTCAGCAAAATCAATGACCTGAGTGGTCCAGGTACCCTCAAACAACTCAAGAATTTCCTCGAGCAATCGGGTACCCCCAATGATAATAAACCAGATGAGAATTTTTGCGTAAAAATGGTGCTCACTGCACATCCCACCCAGTTTTACCCCGGGTCGGTATTGGGCATCATCCATGACCTCTCTAAAGCTTTGCAGGAAAATAATACCAGCCTGGTGAATACCTACCTGCAGCAGTTGGGAAAAACGCCTTTTTTCAAGAAACAAAAGCCCACTCCATTTGATGAAGCCATGAGCCTGGTGTGGTACCTCGATAATGTATTTTATCCGGCAGTTGGTCGCATCCTCACCTATGCAGATAATGAATTGAAAGACTGGCTGCCTGGTGACAAACCCCTGTTGCAAATGGGCTTCTGGCCTGGTGGTGACCGCGATGGCAATCCTTTTGTAACGGCATCCACGACTTTGCAGGTCGCTGCCGCATTACGCAGCAGTATCGTAAAAGCCTATTATATTGATGTGCGCCGCCTCAAACGCAGGCTTACTTTCAAAGAGACCGATACCCTGATCGCCAACCTTGAAAAGCGTTTATACAGTGAAGTGTTTGGGGAATACAGTAACCAGAATTTATCTGCTGAAGAAATGATCCGGCAATTGCGCCAGATCCGAGATACCCTGGTGTACCAGAATAATGGCCTGTTTGCCGGATTGGTGGATAACCTGATCCAGAAAATGCATGCCTTCGGTTTGTTTTATGCTGCATTGGATGTTCGGCAGGACAGCTCGGTGCATGTGGCCTTATACAAAGCGCTGACGACGAATTCAAGCGCATTGCCAAATGGGTTTGAGTCCATGCCCGAAGCAGAAAAACTGGCTGTGCTGGCAGCATTACAACCGCTGGATAATTCACAGTCCTTCGCTGAAGCGATCCATGCCGATACCATTGAGACCGTTAAAGCCATCCGGACCATCCAGGAACGGAATGGCGAAGCGGGTTGTTACCGCTATATCATCAGCCAATGCAATAGCGCCATGAATGTGATGGAAGTATATGGCCTTTTCCTTTTATCTGGCTGGACGGCTGAAACACTGACGGTTGATATCGTCCCATTGTTTGAAACCATCGATGACCTGCACAAGGCCGGTGATATCATGGAGAAACTATATAGCTTACCGGCGTATCGCCAGCACCTGAAAAGAAGGGGCAACCGGCAAACCATTATGCTGGGATTCTCTGATGGCACCAAGGATGGCGGCTACCTGATGGCGAACTACAGCATCCTGCTGGCCAAGCAGACCCTCACCAGCCTTTCCAGGAATTATGATATTGATGTGTTGTTCTTTGATGGCAGGGGTGGCCCACCTGCACGTGGTGGCGGAAAAACACAAAAGTTTTATGCTTCCATGGGTAACGATGTATCCGGCAAAGAGATCCAGCTTACGGTGCAGGGACAAACCATCAGTTCCAATTTCGGTACCATCGATGCCGCCCAATATAATATGGAGCAGATGCTGAATGCCGGTTTGAAAGGATTCATCAAACACCCTACCAAACCCACCCTTGAAGCTGCACAGGAAGAATTATTGCAGGAACTGGCCAGGGATGGTTTCAGTGCCTATGTACAGTTGAAGGAGCATCCGATGTTCGTGGACTATTTATCGCATGCCAGTCCGGTCCGTTTTTATGCCGAAACCAATATCGGTTCACGTCCGGCAAAAAGAGGCTCTGCTGCAAAGCTGAGCCTGAAAGACCTGCGTGCCATTCCTTTTGTTGGAGCCTGGAGCCAGTTGAAACAGAATGTAACAGGATACTATGGTGTTGGAACAGCACTGGAAAAAGCGGAGCAGCGCGGCGAGTGGAAGAAACTGAAGGAAATGTACCAGCAGTCCCTGTTCTTCCGCACCCTCATCGATAATTGTGAGATGGCCATGATGAAATGTTATTTTCCACTAACCATACACTTGTCCACCCATCCTGCATTTGGGGAGATCTGGAACATGATCTACCGGGAATATGAACTGACCCGTAAATACCTGCTATTGTTGTCAGGAAAAAATGAATTGATGGCCGATTACCCGGTCGAGCAATTGTCGGTACAAATGCGCGAAAGAATCGTATTGCCACTGACGACCATTCAGCAATATGCGATAACGAAAGTGCGGGATATGGAAGATGCCGGTGGAGCTTTGTCCAATCCGGCAATGAAATCCACCTACGAAAAGCTGGTGATGCGATGTTCATTCGGGATCATTAATGCGGGCAGGAACTCAGCGTAA
- the thrA gene encoding bifunctional aspartate kinase/homoserine dehydrogenase I: MQVLKFGGTSVGSPEAISKVIEIVAEKIKQEPVIVVVSAFGGTTDALLQCGAQAAAGSEEYKEQVNAITSRHLNAVKQLIPVQQQSSMLSAVKKLCNEVEDLCNGIFLLGEITARTKDKLVSYGELISSQVITAAFQSRSIPVTWWDSRRKIRTDSGFGNAVVDFTVTRENFSIAMVSLQTPLVVMPGFIASNAAGVTTTLGRGGSDYTAAIAADAVDASCLEIWTDVSGMMTADPRWVTNAKVIPSISYQEAMELSHFGAKVIYPPTIQPVMNKNIPVWIKNTFAPSDAGTLIKNDSPHNGNPVRGISSINNLALLSLEGSGMVGVPGFSRRLFEALSSRQINVILITQGSSEHSICVGVDIAYADLAKQAVDEAFEPEINLQKVEPLIVEKDLSIVALVGEQMKSHPGISGKMFGSLGRNGVNVRAIAQGSSERNITAVISTRDVRKTINLLHEEFFESVYKQINLFITGVGNVGSRLLQQLAQQQQYLLLHNRLQLRVVGLANSKKFVINEEGIDLKNWKAAMESAADGNVHSFTDRAILSNLRNTVFVDITASDVVAGVYPKLLEKSIAIVACNKIACSSPYIYYRSLKDKAHAHNTSFLFETNVGAALPVIGTLNDLLKSGDRVQRIEAVLSGTLNYVFNNYNGSRPFADVVKQAQDEGYTEPDPRLDLSGTDVMRKIMILAREAGVVMEMESIENNSFMPASCMVGSVDDFYTEMGRQETHFKAIYDAAVANGCKLKFVATFDNGKAKVGLQQIAPGHDLYHLYGKDNIVLFHTDRYPDQPLVIKGAGAGAEVTASGVFADILRATLN, from the coding sequence ATGCAGGTATTAAAATTTGGCGGAACATCAGTGGGTAGTCCGGAAGCCATCAGCAAAGTAATTGAAATTGTTGCGGAAAAAATCAAGCAGGAACCCGTTATTGTGGTTGTTTCAGCATTTGGTGGAACGACCGATGCACTTTTGCAATGTGGTGCCCAGGCAGCAGCCGGCAGTGAAGAATATAAAGAGCAGGTGAATGCCATTACATCACGTCACCTCAACGCAGTGAAACAGCTCATCCCGGTGCAGCAGCAAAGCAGCATGCTGAGTGCAGTTAAAAAATTATGTAATGAAGTGGAAGACCTTTGCAATGGCATCTTTCTGCTGGGTGAGATCACCGCCCGTACCAAAGACAAACTGGTGAGTTATGGTGAGCTGATCTCTTCACAGGTAATCACCGCAGCCTTCCAGTCGCGGAGCATCCCCGTTACCTGGTGGGATAGCCGCAGGAAGATACGCACTGATTCAGGGTTTGGTAATGCCGTGGTCGATTTTACCGTAACCCGTGAAAATTTTTCTATTGCAATGGTTAGTTTACAAACGCCACTTGTGGTGATGCCCGGGTTCATCGCATCCAATGCAGCAGGTGTTACTACTACGCTGGGGCGGGGTGGCTCTGATTATACCGCTGCCATTGCAGCAGATGCAGTGGATGCTTCCTGCCTGGAGATCTGGACCGATGTGAGTGGCATGATGACCGCTGATCCGCGCTGGGTTACCAATGCCAAAGTGATCCCTTCCATCTCTTACCAGGAGGCCATGGAGTTGTCGCATTTTGGTGCTAAAGTAATCTACCCACCTACCATCCAGCCCGTGATGAACAAAAATATCCCGGTCTGGATCAAGAATACCTTTGCGCCTTCAGATGCAGGCACCCTGATCAAAAATGATAGTCCGCACAATGGCAATCCTGTTCGTGGTATTTCCAGCATTAATAACCTGGCCCTGCTGAGCCTGGAAGGCAGTGGCATGGTGGGCGTACCCGGATTTTCACGGCGCTTGTTTGAAGCCCTTTCCTCGCGACAGATCAATGTGATCCTGATTACACAAGGTTCTTCAGAACATTCCATTTGTGTGGGGGTAGATATTGCTTACGCAGACCTCGCCAAACAGGCCGTGGATGAAGCGTTTGAGCCCGAGATCAACCTTCAGAAAGTGGAGCCCCTGATCGTGGAGAAAGACCTTTCCATTGTAGCCCTGGTTGGTGAGCAAATGAAAAGCCATCCTGGCATCAGTGGAAAAATGTTTGGTAGTTTAGGCCGCAATGGCGTGAACGTTCGTGCCATTGCCCAGGGTTCATCCGAACGGAACATCACTGCGGTAATATCTACACGCGATGTACGCAAGACCATTAATTTATTACACGAAGAATTTTTCGAATCAGTATATAAACAGATCAATTTATTCATAACCGGCGTAGGCAATGTGGGTAGTCGCCTGCTGCAGCAATTGGCCCAACAGCAACAATACCTGTTGCTGCATAACCGCCTGCAATTACGGGTAGTCGGACTTGCGAACAGTAAAAAATTTGTGATCAACGAAGAAGGGATCGACCTGAAAAACTGGAAAGCAGCCATGGAAAGTGCAGCTGATGGCAATGTGCACAGCTTTACCGACCGTGCCATCCTGAGTAACCTCCGCAATACCGTTTTTGTTGATATCACTGCAAGTGATGTAGTGGCTGGTGTTTATCCCAAACTACTGGAGAAGAGTATTGCCATCGTTGCCTGCAATAAGATCGCCTGTTCATCGCCGTATATATATTACCGCTCCCTGAAAGACAAAGCACATGCACACAATACCAGCTTCCTTTTTGAAACCAATGTGGGAGCAGCATTACCGGTGATCGGCACTTTGAATGACCTGCTGAAAAGCGGCGACCGCGTCCAGCGCATTGAAGCCGTATTAAGTGGTACCCTGAACTATGTGTTCAATAACTATAATGGCAGCCGTCCATTTGCCGATGTGGTGAAACAGGCGCAGGATGAAGGCTATACAGAACCAGATCCACGCCTCGATCTGAGCGGCACGGATGTGATGCGCAAGATCATGATCCTGGCCCGGGAAGCCGGTGTGGTGATGGAAATGGAAAGTATCGAAAACAATAGTTTCATGCCGGCATCCTGCATGGTAGGATCTGTAGATGATTTTTATACCGAGATGGGCCGCCAGGAGACGCACTTCAAAGCTATTTACGATGCAGCAGTGGCCAACGGTTGTAAACTGAAATTTGTGGCAACCTTCGATAATGGAAAAGCGAAAGTGGGATTGCAGCAAATTGCTCCCGGACATGACCTCTACCACTTATATGGCAAGGATAATATTGTATTATTCCATACCGATCGTTATCCCGATCAACCGCTGGTGATCAAAGGAGCTGGTGCCGGGGCAGAAGTGACAGCGTCTGGCGTATTCGCAGACATTTTGCGGGCGACTTTAAATTAA
- a CDS encoding homoserine kinase, with amino-acid sequence MNPEAIIYDKTITVEAPATVANLVCGFDILGMALNGPFDIMQMSLSHEPGIRISHTDGYDLPSDPAQNVAGAALLDLLQALGLPVGIDLSITKQIKPGSGLGSSAASSAGAVVAANHLLGNPFSKEDLVRFAMAGEKVASGVKHADNITPCILGGVTLIRSIFPLDIVQLSAPPMYITVVHPQIEVRTSDARQILRKEVLLKDAIKQWGNIAGLVAGFLQNNYGLISRSLEDVIIEPVRSMLIPGFDEVKSRSKEAGALGGGISGSGPSIFMLSEHATTADAIALIMQDIYHGLGIDYKTYVTTLNTQGVRICK; translated from the coding sequence ATGAATCCTGAAGCAATAATTTACGACAAAACAATAACGGTCGAAGCACCTGCTACGGTAGCCAACCTGGTCTGTGGTTTTGATATCCTGGGTATGGCATTGAATGGACCATTTGATATCATGCAGATGAGCCTGAGCCATGAACCTGGTATCCGCATCAGCCATACAGATGGATACGACCTCCCCTCCGACCCTGCGCAGAATGTGGCGGGCGCTGCACTGCTTGATTTATTACAAGCGCTGGGCCTTCCTGTGGGTATAGATTTATCCATCACTAAACAGATCAAACCGGGCAGCGGACTGGGTTCCAGTGCGGCGAGTTCTGCCGGGGCAGTGGTAGCTGCCAATCATTTGCTGGGAAATCCATTTTCAAAGGAAGACCTGGTACGATTTGCCATGGCCGGTGAAAAAGTAGCCAGCGGGGTGAAACATGCGGATAATATTACGCCCTGTATCTTAGGTGGTGTGACATTGATTCGTTCCATATTTCCATTGGATATTGTACAGTTATCTGCACCACCCATGTATATAACAGTAGTACATCCGCAGATTGAAGTCCGGACTTCCGACGCGCGCCAGATCCTGCGAAAGGAAGTATTGCTGAAGGATGCGATCAAACAATGGGGCAATATCGCCGGTCTTGTAGCTGGTTTCCTGCAAAATAATTACGGACTCATCAGCCGTTCTCTGGAAGATGTAATCATCGAACCCGTGCGCAGTATGCTGATCCCTGGTTTCGATGAAGTAAAATCTCGCAGTAAGGAAGCCGGTGCGCTTGGTGGAGGTATCAGTGGCTCGGGTCCGTCTATTTTCATGCTGAGCGAACATGCAACCACCGCAGATGCTATTGCACTTATCATGCAGGACATCTATCATGGCCTGGGCATCGATTATAAAACGTATGTCACCACTTTAAACACACAAGGAGTAAGGATATGCAAATAA
- the thrC gene encoding threonine synthase: MLYYSLSQQSPIADFKTATINGQAPDGGLYFPQVLPKLTADWVRDLKDHSREAIAYEVIKPFVGDTIPANTLQQIVRETIDFPIPLEKIRDNIYALELFHGPTLAFKDVGARFMSRCLGYFAREKSQRITVLVATSGDTGGAVASGFHKVDGVDVVILYPSGKVSSVQEKQLTTFGDNIHALEVQGNFDDCQKMVKQAFTDTELTSKIFLTSANSINVARWLPQQFYYFFALQQWPFEEAPVFSVPSGNFGNICAGIMAWTAGLPVKQFIAACNANDVVYQFMQTGEYVPKQAVPTISNAMDVGNPSNFVRILEIFRQQSQDLKSLLTAYSTTDQRTRELILQVYQQYHYLLDPHGAVGYDALQRYQQDHPADKGIVLETAHPIKFLDVVEPVIGEAIPVPPSIAGTLKKEKAATLIANEYAALKDYLLKG, encoded by the coding sequence ATGCTTTACTATAGCCTCTCCCAACAATCACCTATAGCTGATTTCAAAACGGCCACCATCAATGGGCAGGCGCCTGATGGCGGATTATACTTTCCACAGGTATTGCCAAAGCTTACAGCCGACTGGGTCCGTGACCTGAAAGACCATTCGCGCGAAGCCATCGCTTATGAAGTGATCAAGCCCTTTGTCGGGGATACCATACCGGCAAACACCCTGCAACAAATTGTACGCGAGACGATTGATTTCCCGATTCCTTTGGAAAAGATCAGGGACAATATTTATGCACTGGAATTATTTCATGGACCAACACTGGCCTTTAAAGATGTTGGCGCACGTTTCATGAGCCGGTGCCTGGGCTATTTCGCAAGGGAGAAAAGCCAGCGCATCACCGTACTGGTAGCAACTTCCGGTGATACCGGCGGTGCCGTTGCCAGCGGTTTCCATAAAGTGGATGGTGTGGATGTTGTGATCCTCTACCCTTCGGGTAAAGTGAGTTCTGTGCAGGAAAAACAGCTCACCACTTTTGGCGATAATATCCACGCACTGGAAGTGCAGGGCAATTTCGATGATTGCCAGAAAATGGTAAAGCAGGCTTTTACGGATACCGAATTGACGTCGAAAATATTCCTTACCTCCGCTAATTCCATCAATGTGGCCCGCTGGCTACCACAGCAGTTTTATTATTTCTTTGCTTTGCAGCAATGGCCGTTTGAAGAAGCACCGGTCTTCAGTGTGCCCAGTGGTAATTTCGGCAATATCTGTGCGGGCATCATGGCATGGACCGCCGGCTTGCCTGTTAAACAATTCATTGCGGCCTGTAATGCCAATGATGTGGTATACCAGTTCATGCAAACCGGCGAGTATGTCCCCAAACAGGCAGTACCTACAATTTCCAATGCAATGGATGTAGGTAACCCGAGTAATTTCGTCCGCATCCTCGAAATCTTCCGCCAGCAATCGCAAGACCTGAAGTCATTGCTTACGGCTTATTCCACCACAGACCAAAGAACCCGCGAACTGATCCTGCAGGTATACCAGCAATACCATTACCTGCTCGATCCCCACGGTGCTGTAGGTTATGATGCACTGCAACGGTACCAGCAGGATCACCCGGCAGACAAAGGAATTGTGCTGGAAACCGCGCACCCGATAAAGTTTTTGGATGTTGTTGAACCTGTGATCGGCGAAGCCATTCCGGTTCCGCCATCCATTGCAGGAACTTTGAAAAAAGAAAAAGCAGCTACCCTTATTGCTAATGAGTATGCTGCTTTAAAGGACTATTTATTGAAGGGTTAG
- a CDS encoding OmpA family protein produces MKSSNIIMALVLPFVLISCVSSKKYKSLESQYAGSEAKNRTLESSLSTCNTDKATLQSENGLLKKQITDLESQNAFLKENSTQALSQLESMSVISAQQAESIKRSMENIGAKDAYIQTLQQQMAYKDSLNMALVMNLKGAIGNMDDEDINIKVDKGVVYIDISDKLLFKSGSYTVTDKAKEVLGKVALVLKNQPEIEFMVEGHTDNVPFKRDVLLDNWDLSVKRATSVVRILQKDYGLSPQKISAAGRSEYYPVASNDTKENRALNRRTRIIILPQLDQFFKLLEPGKH; encoded by the coding sequence ATGAAAAGTAGCAACATTATTATGGCATTGGTCCTTCCATTTGTTTTGATCTCCTGCGTCAGCAGTAAAAAATACAAATCACTTGAATCACAGTATGCTGGTTCGGAAGCCAAAAACCGTACACTGGAATCCTCTCTTTCCACCTGTAATACTGATAAGGCAACCCTTCAAAGTGAAAACGGGTTGCTGAAGAAGCAGATCACAGACCTTGAAAGCCAGAATGCATTCCTGAAGGAAAACAGTACCCAGGCATTGTCACAATTAGAAAGCATGTCGGTGATCAGTGCGCAGCAGGCGGAAAGTATCAAGCGCTCCATGGAAAATATTGGTGCTAAAGATGCGTATATCCAGACACTGCAACAGCAAATGGCGTATAAGGATTCGCTGAATATGGCGCTGGTCATGAACCTGAAAGGTGCTATCGGAAATATGGATGATGAAGACATCAATATTAAGGTGGATAAAGGCGTTGTTTATATTGACATTTCTGACAAGCTCTTATTTAAGAGTGGCAGTTATACCGTTACCGACAAAGCAAAAGAGGTATTGGGAAAAGTTGCCCTGGTGTTGAAAAACCAACCTGAAATTGAGTTCATGGTGGAAGGACATACTGATAATGTACCCTTCAAAAGGGATGTATTACTGGATAACTGGGACCTTAGTGTGAAACGCGCAACCTCCGTTGTAAGGATCCTGCAAAAAGATTATGGACTGAGTCCGCAAAAGATATCTGCTGCCGGCCGTAGTGAGTATTATCCTGTAGCAAGCAATGATACCAAGGAAAACCGGGCCCTGAACCGCCGGACAAGAATAATTATTCTACCGCAACTGGACCAGTTTTTTAAACTGCTGGAACCGGGAAAACACTAA